The proteins below come from a single Natrinema sp. SYSU A 869 genomic window:
- a CDS encoding MFS transporter gives MSEEPTYSTAEIRTIALAVIAGVFFGGVATGVAFPTLPLLDERLVISAVMLSVILSANRIARLFMNTPAGTIIDRVGARKPMIFGLFTQALAPFGYIVGLHTPPTELGSVPLLGEVSLPGVVFILARLFWGVGSAFVFIGAFATITYVTTSDNRGRWVGYMRGGQSLGFPTGLVVGGVLTDLASMQTAFLAAGVLALIAGTLATLVLPDVHAGAEESRAAKLREVPALLAANPTVVLIGYGNFTVRLLWGGIILSTLARYANEYGLELSALGAAGISGIVMGLGVLTSGSMTIVTGWVSDMVSDRTLLTVPAFLSMGAGFLIIAYVPTIEALLGAIVLVGGGMGAAAPAMLAIMGDLTPGDELGRMGGVYQVMGDVGLSLGPLVAIPAVDLWFGYQTTYVLCAALVLSCLTIVSLPLLRNPDVSRTGVRAD, from the coding sequence ATGTCTGAAGAGCCTACCTACTCGACGGCGGAGATACGGACGATCGCGCTCGCGGTCATCGCGGGCGTCTTCTTCGGCGGCGTCGCGACCGGGGTCGCGTTCCCGACGCTGCCGCTGCTCGACGAGCGGTTGGTCATCTCCGCGGTCATGCTGAGCGTGATCCTCTCGGCCAATCGGATCGCGCGACTGTTCATGAACACGCCGGCGGGGACGATCATCGACCGAGTCGGCGCGCGGAAACCGATGATCTTCGGGCTGTTCACGCAGGCGCTGGCGCCGTTCGGCTACATCGTCGGCCTTCACACGCCGCCGACCGAACTCGGATCGGTACCGTTGCTCGGCGAGGTGTCGCTGCCGGGAGTCGTCTTCATCCTGGCGCGGCTGTTCTGGGGCGTCGGCAGCGCGTTCGTCTTTATCGGGGCGTTCGCGACGATCACGTACGTGACGACGTCCGACAACCGCGGCCGGTGGGTCGGCTACATGCGGGGCGGGCAGTCACTGGGCTTTCCGACCGGGCTCGTCGTCGGCGGCGTGCTGACCGATCTCGCCAGCATGCAGACGGCCTTTCTCGCCGCGGGCGTCCTCGCGCTGATCGCCGGCACCCTCGCGACGCTGGTCCTGCCGGACGTCCACGCCGGCGCAGAGGAGAGTCGAGCCGCGAAACTCCGGGAAGTCCCCGCGCTGCTCGCCGCGAATCCCACCGTCGTCCTGATCGGCTACGGGAACTTCACCGTGCGGCTCCTCTGGGGCGGGATCATCCTCTCGACGCTCGCCCGCTACGCCAACGAGTACGGCCTCGAGCTCTCGGCGCTCGGTGCGGCGGGCATCAGCGGGATCGTGATGGGACTGGGCGTGCTCACCTCGGGGTCGATGACGATCGTCACCGGCTGGGTGTCGGACATGGTCAGCGACCGCACGCTGCTGACGGTCCCCGCCTTTCTCTCGATGGGTGCGGGATTCCTGATCATCGCCTACGTGCCGACGATCGAGGCCCTGCTCGGGGCCATCGTCCTCGTCGGCGGCGGGATGGGCGCGGCCGCGCCCGCGATGCTGGCGATCATGGGCGATCTGACCCCCGGCGACGAACTCGGCCGGATGGGCGGCGTCTATCAGGTGATGGGCGACGTCGGACTCAGTCTCGGCCCGCTCGTAGCGATCCCCGCCGTCGATCTCTGGTTCGGCTACCAGACGACGTACGTGCTCTGTGCTGCGCTCGTCTTGAGCTGCCTGACGATCGTCTCGCTTCCGCTGTTGCGGAATCCCGATGTCTCGAGGACGGGCGTCAGAGCGGACTGA
- a CDS encoding molybdopterin-dependent oxidoreductase, producing the protein MVKSRTLGAAARVRPWLPLFAVALAAGLAAVGGSYLSVGRRPAFVATPIDRLVIAASPDALVTFAITQLGTLGHRLAFLTAIALTAVLFGLAALPGAVLLQGRGPVSGASGVRGGALVGVVAGTVLPGAVAFGLTRSPISSAGTAAGAGLVLFVTAGTAVLVTGEDAALGSLGRRRVLGAVGSAIGVSALGLFVRGTGEESFPSALEIPEDARPAVRESLTQAKDRSLAVEGLEPLVSTDFYEVDIANVNPAVDRDEWTLSITGAVEEVVEYEFADIEGMALEDRFVTLRCVGDQLNGWQMDTALWSGVPVERLLEVANPQGDRVILHGADDYYNEFPIEALWPGLLAYRMNGRPLPRAHGAPVRALVPGHWGEINVKWLTEIEVRDEETTGYWEHRGWHGTGPVETVAKLWQINRLGSGRYEVAGHAYAGTRGIEAVEVSTDGGDTWVDAELSEPLPGEDVWRQWRHEYGAAGTHDVIVRARDGNGALQIPDEDGPKPDGATGWVTETVRLQ; encoded by the coding sequence ATGGTAAAGTCACGTACATTGGGGGCGGCCGCTCGCGTGCGCCCGTGGCTCCCCCTGTTCGCCGTGGCGCTCGCTGCGGGACTCGCCGCCGTTGGGGGGTCGTACCTGTCCGTCGGTCGACGGCCGGCCTTCGTCGCGACGCCGATCGACCGGCTCGTCATCGCGGCCAGCCCCGACGCGCTCGTGACGTTCGCGATCACCCAGTTGGGGACGCTCGGCCACCGGTTGGCCTTTCTGACAGCCATCGCACTGACGGCCGTGCTCTTCGGGCTGGCGGCCCTGCCCGGCGCGGTGCTCCTCCAAGGTCGCGGGCCCGTCTCCGGCGCGTCGGGCGTGCGAGGCGGCGCGCTCGTCGGCGTCGTCGCCGGAACGGTCCTGCCGGGCGCGGTCGCGTTCGGGCTGACCCGCTCGCCGATCTCGAGTGCCGGCACCGCTGCTGGGGCCGGACTCGTCTTGTTCGTCACGGCCGGGACGGCCGTCCTCGTCACCGGCGAGGACGCTGCCCTCGGTTCGCTCGGCCGGCGGCGCGTCCTCGGTGCCGTCGGGTCGGCGATCGGCGTGAGTGCGCTCGGACTCTTCGTCCGCGGAACTGGCGAGGAGTCGTTTCCGTCGGCCCTCGAGATCCCCGAGGACGCCCGACCCGCGGTTCGAGAGTCGCTCACGCAGGCGAAAGACCGGTCGCTCGCTGTCGAGGGGCTCGAGCCGCTGGTCAGTACGGACTTCTATGAGGTCGACATCGCCAACGTCAACCCCGCTGTCGACCGCGACGAGTGGACGCTCTCGATCACTGGAGCCGTCGAGGAGGTGGTCGAGTACGAGTTCGCGGATATCGAGGGCATGGCCCTCGAGGACCGGTTCGTCACCCTTCGCTGTGTCGGCGATCAGCTCAATGGGTGGCAGATGGACACCGCCCTCTGGAGTGGCGTGCCCGTCGAGCGCCTCTTGGAGGTGGCGAACCCTCAGGGCGACCGCGTCATCTTGCACGGGGCCGACGACTACTACAACGAGTTCCCGATCGAGGCGCTGTGGCCGGGGCTGTTGGCCTACCGAATGAATGGTCGGCCGCTGCCGCGAGCGCACGGGGCTCCGGTGCGCGCACTCGTCCCGGGCCACTGGGGCGAGATCAACGTGAAGTGGCTGACCGAGATCGAGGTTCGCGACGAGGAGACTACGGGCTACTGGGAGCACCGCGGCTGGCACGGCACCGGCCCGGTCGAGACGGTCGCCAAGCTCTGGCAGATCAACCGTCTCGGAAGCGGCCGCTATGAGGTGGCCGGTCACGCCTATGCCGGCACCAGAGGCATCGAGGCCGTCGAAGTCTCGACTGACGGCGGCGATACCTGGGTCGACGCCGAACTGTCAGAACCCCTCCCGGGTGAGGACGTCTGGCGACAGTGGCGACACGAGTACGGGGCGGCAGGGACACACGACGTGATCGTCCGGGCCCGCGACGGCAACGGGGCCCTTCAGATCCCCGACGAGGACGGCCCGAAGCCTGATGGTGCCACTGGCTGGGTTACCGAGACCGTCCGACTGCAATGA
- a CDS encoding acyl-CoA dehydrogenase family protein — MEYHDSEKATEVASRVADFMDEVVIPREREALATDEDITMDEIEDMWEMAKERDLFAPQVPEEYGGQGLDFSDMLPSFEQVGRSLIGALAIRANAPQEGNMHTLEMVGTEEQKEEYLGPLVQGEISSAFAMTEPKVGAGSDPKMLQSTAIKDGDEWVINAHKWWTSDGLDADFYLLMARTDLDAHPYEGTSIILVPRDADGVEVQRNIPHLGGHGITEREGGHAEVKFDNVRVPVENTIGEEGEGFRIAQMRLGGGRLTHCMRYSGMAERSLDIAKAYLQEREAFGTKLEDKQALRHRIADAETRLHAARCMVRHAARELDRNDARIEVAMSKMFTANVTNETIDLALQCCGGNGIGKDLPIAHFYENVRAFRIVDGADEVHRRSIARWAFEDVDESEIENTLQFDEELRIDALDE; from the coding sequence ATGGAGTACCACGACTCCGAGAAAGCGACGGAGGTCGCGAGTCGCGTAGCGGACTTCATGGACGAAGTCGTCATTCCGCGCGAGCGAGAGGCGCTCGCCACGGACGAGGACATCACCATGGACGAGATTGAGGACATGTGGGAGATGGCCAAAGAGCGCGATCTGTTCGCGCCGCAGGTGCCCGAGGAGTACGGCGGGCAGGGCCTGGACTTCAGCGACATGCTGCCGTCGTTCGAACAGGTCGGTCGTTCCCTGATCGGCGCGCTCGCGATCCGCGCGAACGCGCCTCAGGAGGGGAACATGCACACCTTAGAGATGGTCGGCACTGAGGAACAGAAAGAAGAATATCTTGGCCCACTCGTGCAGGGCGAAATTTCCTCGGCGTTCGCGATGACCGAGCCGAAGGTCGGTGCCGGCTCGGACCCGAAGATGCTCCAGAGCACTGCCATCAAGGACGGCGACGAGTGGGTCATCAACGCCCACAAGTGGTGGACCTCTGACGGACTAGACGCCGACTTCTATCTGTTGATGGCCCGGACCGATCTGGATGCCCACCCCTACGAGGGCACCTCGATCATTCTGGTGCCGCGCGACGCCGACGGCGTCGAAGTCCAGCGGAACATCCCCCACCTCGGCGGTCACGGGATCACCGAACGAGAGGGCGGCCACGCCGAAGTGAAGTTCGACAACGTCCGCGTCCCCGTCGAGAACACCATCGGCGAGGAAGGGGAAGGGTTCCGCATCGCCCAGATGCGACTCGGCGGCGGCCGACTGACCCACTGCATGCGCTACTCCGGGATGGCCGAGCGCTCACTCGACATCGCGAAGGCCTACCTACAGGAGCGCGAGGCCTTCGGCACGAAACTCGAGGACAAGCAGGCGCTGCGCCATCGTATCGCTGACGCCGAGACGCGCCTGCACGCCGCTCGCTGTATGGTCCGCCACGCCGCGCGCGAACTCGACCGCAACGATGCCCGTATCGAGGTCGCGATGTCGAAGATGTTCACCGCGAACGTCACCAACGAGACCATCGATCTCGCCCTGCAGTGTTGTGGCGGCAACGGGATCGGCAAGGACCTGCCGATCGCTCACTTCTACGAGAACGTCCGCGCGTTCCGCATCGTCGACGGAGCCGACGAGGTCCATCGCCGCTCGATCGCCCGCTGGGCATTCGAGGACGTCGACGAGAGCGAAATCGAGAACACCCTGCAGTTCGACGAGGAGCTGCGGATCGACGCGCTCGACGAGTAA
- a CDS encoding carbohydrate ABC transporter permease, with protein MSQSEPPGGIFGLSYDGETRAFEALKLVSTAIIVLVGAWPIYWMTQLAFTEYETVEDAVTVFPTPEIFTVSNFTVLTDPEMYTYMFNTVVVAIGTIVTVVIVSLVAGYGLARLDFPQKENFARILLIGYLFSPIVIGIPLYQIWRSIGLLGTRIGLIIALSAVSMPFAVWLMWKYIMTIPEAHEEAAWVDGASRWRGFRDVVVPQCRPAIIAAALFAFALAWNDFTFAQILLPQTDTTTFAPGILRAMGQAQFLPDAYLMAISLAMTLPPLLFAYFMQSYLLKGFQVRAL; from the coding sequence ATGAGTCAGAGCGAACCACCGGGAGGCATCTTCGGCCTCTCGTACGACGGCGAGACTCGGGCCTTCGAAGCACTGAAGCTCGTCAGCACCGCGATCATCGTCCTCGTCGGCGCCTGGCCGATCTACTGGATGACCCAGCTCGCGTTCACTGAGTACGAGACCGTTGAGGACGCCGTCACCGTCTTCCCCACGCCCGAGATATTCACGGTCAGTAATTTCACGGTTCTGACGGACCCGGAGATGTACACCTATATGTTCAACACGGTCGTGGTGGCCATCGGCACCATCGTCACGGTCGTCATCGTCTCGTTGGTCGCCGGCTACGGCCTCGCGCGACTGGACTTCCCGCAGAAGGAGAACTTCGCGCGGATCCTCCTGATCGGCTACCTCTTCAGTCCCATCGTCATCGGCATCCCGCTCTACCAGATCTGGCGGAGCATCGGGCTGCTCGGCACCCGTATTGGGCTCATCATCGCGCTGTCGGCGGTCTCGATGCCCTTCGCGGTGTGGCTGATGTGGAAGTACATTATGACAATCCCCGAGGCTCACGAGGAGGCGGCGTGGGTCGACGGGGCCTCGCGCTGGCGGGGCTTCCGCGACGTCGTCGTGCCGCAGTGCCGACCGGCGATCATCGCCGCGGCCCTGTTCGCCTTCGCGCTCGCCTGGAACGACTTCACGTTCGCACAGATCCTCCTGCCCCAGACCGACACCACGACGTTCGCTCCCGGGATCCTCCGGGCGATGGGGCAGGCCCAGTTCCTGCCGGACGCCTATCTGATGGCGATCTCGCTGGCCATGACGCTGCCACCGCTGTTGTTCGCCTACTTCATGCAGAGCTACCTGCTAAAGGGGTTCCAGGTCAGGGCCCTCTGA
- a CDS encoding thiolase family protein codes for MNSAVIVDAVRTPFGKRGGSFRDTHPQDLAAEPLEALRERNGFEPETIEDVIYGCVTPVDEQGLNIGRLAPMVAGWGDIVPGVQLNRMCGSGQQAANFAAANVMAGQHDVLIAGGVEHMTRVPMGSDGDKPTDTYFEHFDELTTQGEGAERIAEEYDLTRTELDEIAADSQRRWKEAWDEGRYDDQITPVETELGDEGSESQNDTDSRTGSETTRETVVVEQDEHPRPGTDEETLSELPLSFREEGEGFHHPGNSSGIVDGSCALLITSEEAAEEHGWEPMARIVQTEVVGVDPVTMLKGPIPATENVLEKADMTVSDIDLFEVNEAFASVVGAWLEETGASWEDVNVNGGAIAHGHPLGATGAMLLTKLAHELERTGQDTALSTMCIGFGQGVATILERV; via the coding sequence ATGAACTCCGCAGTCATCGTCGACGCCGTCCGAACGCCGTTCGGGAAACGCGGCGGTTCGTTCAGGGATACGCATCCACAGGATCTCGCCGCGGAACCGCTCGAGGCGCTGCGCGAACGCAACGGGTTCGAGCCGGAGACGATCGAGGACGTCATCTACGGCTGTGTGACGCCGGTCGACGAACAGGGACTCAACATTGGTCGGCTCGCGCCGATGGTCGCGGGCTGGGGCGATATTGTTCCCGGGGTACAGCTCAATCGGATGTGTGGGTCGGGCCAGCAGGCGGCCAACTTCGCCGCGGCGAACGTCATGGCCGGCCAGCACGATGTGCTCATCGCCGGCGGCGTCGAGCACATGACCCGCGTCCCGATGGGGTCGGACGGCGACAAGCCGACGGACACGTACTTCGAGCACTTCGACGAACTGACGACGCAGGGCGAAGGTGCCGAACGCATCGCCGAGGAGTACGACCTGACGCGCACGGAACTCGACGAAATCGCCGCCGATTCCCAGCGGCGCTGGAAAGAGGCCTGGGACGAGGGCCGCTACGACGACCAGATCACGCCGGTCGAGACCGAACTCGGCGACGAGGGTAGCGAGTCGCAAAACGACACGGACAGTCGAACGGGGAGTGAAACGACCCGTGAGACGGTAGTCGTCGAGCAGGACGAACACCCCCGTCCCGGTACCGACGAGGAGACGCTCTCCGAACTGCCGCTGTCGTTCCGCGAGGAGGGTGAGGGCTTCCATCATCCCGGAAACTCCTCGGGGATCGTCGACGGCTCCTGCGCGCTGCTCATCACGAGCGAGGAGGCCGCCGAGGAACACGGCTGGGAACCGATGGCCCGCATCGTCCAGACCGAGGTCGTCGGCGTCGATCCCGTGACGATGTTGAAGGGGCCGATTCCCGCGACCGAGAACGTCCTCGAGAAGGCCGACATGACCGTGAGCGACATCGACCTGTTCGAGGTCAACGAGGCGTTCGCGTCGGTCGTCGGAGCCTGGCTCGAGGAAACGGGCGCGTCGTGGGAGGACGTTAACGTCAACGGCGGCGCGATCGCCCACGGCCACCCGCTAGGCGCGACCGGCGCAATGCTCCTGACGAAACTGGCCCACGAACTCGAGCGAACCGGTCAGGACACCGCGCTGTCGACGATGTGTATCGGCTTCGGCCAGGGCGTCGCGACGATCCTCGAGCGGGTCTGA
- a CDS encoding ABC transporter substrate-binding protein produces the protein MGITGAVAGCLGGGGGGDDEVHFITDYYNSSWESLWGDLESEFEDETDTAMNIEEGGMSGTQEGRLAQLIQSGNPPDANTSTFDQVADIWETGQLNTVNDVVSSIEEVNGQINTDAFLGEGDEIYQIPHGLYVSNFQYRADIYEQLGLEEPQTFQDVLDNARAIDEADDVDARGYGLAGMPTGKSQDEFLVLLASAGVPGIGLRWQDPDAREELEIHFPEEEVTTVLQYMKDLSQYSPDPTSIGWAESLSQWLQGQYAQCYHLNAWPVGLAAAQAEAQDSDALRGLAEATQVRAYPTWGEIDKDENWLSAPAPDGYHIFAGGTNSEGAKEWFEWLYADSMERTVQFYEADPGRFLPTYADVIGSDAFQNQDLFQAHPHLLEKLQYCQDEIWANHYGSVDEADISSPESLYMQRQWFYGEMVNRVVTDSMSVQEAYEWGYGQLEGAFADAQEQFG, from the coding sequence GTGGGAATCACTGGTGCTGTAGCGGGCTGCCTGGGTGGTGGCGGTGGTGGTGACGACGAGGTCCACTTCATCACGGACTACTACAACAGCTCCTGGGAGTCCCTCTGGGGCGACCTCGAGTCGGAGTTCGAGGACGAGACCGACACCGCCATGAACATCGAGGAGGGCGGGATGTCCGGCACTCAGGAGGGCCGTCTCGCCCAACTGATCCAATCTGGCAATCCGCCGGACGCAAACACGTCCACGTTCGATCAGGTGGCCGACATCTGGGAGACCGGACAGCTCAACACCGTCAACGACGTCGTTTCGTCGATCGAAGAGGTCAACGGGCAGATAAACACCGACGCGTTCCTCGGCGAGGGCGACGAGATCTATCAGATCCCTCACGGGCTGTACGTGTCGAACTTCCAGTACCGGGCGGACATCTACGAGCAGCTCGGGCTGGAGGAACCGCAGACCTTCCAGGACGTTCTCGATAACGCCCGGGCCATCGACGAGGCGGACGACGTGGACGCCCGCGGGTACGGGCTGGCCGGGATGCCGACCGGCAAGAGCCAGGACGAGTTCCTCGTCCTCCTGGCGAGCGCCGGCGTCCCCGGCATCGGCCTCCGCTGGCAGGACCCGGACGCCCGCGAGGAACTCGAGATTCACTTCCCCGAGGAAGAGGTTACGACGGTCCTGCAGTACATGAAGGACCTCTCCCAGTACTCGCCCGACCCGACCAGCATCGGCTGGGCGGAGTCGCTCAGCCAGTGGCTCCAGGGGCAGTACGCCCAGTGCTACCACCTCAACGCCTGGCCGGTCGGTCTCGCCGCGGCCCAGGCCGAGGCCCAGGACAGCGACGCCCTCCGCGGACTGGCCGAGGCCACCCAGGTCAGGGCGTACCCGACCTGGGGCGAGATCGACAAAGACGAGAACTGGCTGTCCGCCCCGGCGCCGGACGGCTACCACATCTTCGCGGGTGGCACGAACTCGGAGGGTGCCAAGGAGTGGTTCGAGTGGCTCTACGCCGACAGCATGGAGCGGACCGTGCAGTTCTACGAGGCGGATCCGGGCCGGTTCCTGCCGACCTACGCCGACGTGATCGGGTCCGACGCGTTCCAGAACCAAGACCTCTTCCAGGCCCACCCCCACCTGCTCGAGAAGCTCCAGTACTGTCAGGACGAGATCTGGGCCAACCACTACGGCAGCGTCGACGAGGCCGACATCTCCTCGCCAGAGTCGCTGTACATGCAACGCCAGTGGTTCTACGGCGAGATGGTCAACCGCGTCGTCACCGACTCGATGTCCGTCCAGGAGGCCTACGAGTGGGGGTACGGACAGCTCGAGGGCGCCTTCGCGGACGCACAAGAGCAGTTCGGATAG
- a CDS encoding sugar ABC transporter permease, which translates to MASETGESIRPRGTYIPWDELPVERETVVGVGTVLPVVVLYTLIAVFPIAFAFWASLHDIHTLNPEWEWVGFANYAEVLNISTFWGSLWRGIVYMVGSTLLQLAVGLWMALVLNRITRGQKLLTAVVFTAYLIPTIIVSLVALRVFDPLGGVFQMMGAEWFGLWSSQTAPLGSRDWAMRLLILIGSWKFAVFVTIFTLAQLRAIPDRFYEAAKVCGANRWQMFRDITLPRLMGIVLVVVLLRSIFMFNKFDIIWQLTQGGPGNATTTLPVLAYKTVYTDQAYGLANAISVVMFLFLLASAIVYFKLFNPSEEVETTT; encoded by the coding sequence ATGGCCAGTGAAACCGGAGAATCGATTCGACCTCGCGGGACGTATATCCCGTGGGACGAGTTGCCCGTGGAGCGGGAGACCGTCGTCGGGGTCGGAACCGTTCTCCCCGTCGTCGTACTGTATACACTCATCGCGGTGTTCCCGATTGCCTTCGCGTTCTGGGCGTCGCTCCACGACATCCACACGCTCAACCCCGAGTGGGAATGGGTCGGCTTCGCGAACTACGCTGAGGTCCTGAACATTTCCACGTTCTGGGGGTCGCTGTGGCGCGGGATCGTGTACATGGTCGGCAGCACCCTCCTCCAGCTCGCCGTCGGGCTCTGGATGGCGCTCGTGCTCAACCGCATCACCCGCGGCCAGAAGCTGCTCACCGCGGTGGTCTTCACGGCCTACCTAATTCCGACGATCATCGTCTCACTGGTGGCGCTTCGGGTGTTCGACCCGCTCGGCGGCGTGTTCCAGATGATGGGTGCCGAGTGGTTCGGCCTGTGGAGCAGCCAGACGGCCCCGCTGGGCTCGCGCGATTGGGCCATGCGCCTGCTGATCCTCATCGGAAGCTGGAAGTTCGCCGTCTTCGTGACCATCTTCACGCTCGCACAGTTACGCGCGATTCCCGACCGGTTCTACGAGGCGGCGAAGGTCTGCGGCGCGAACCGGTGGCAGATGTTCCGCGACATCACGCTGCCGCGTCTCATGGGGATCGTCCTGGTCGTCGTCTTGCTCCGGTCAATCTTCATGTTCAACAAGTTCGACATCATCTGGCAGCTCACGCAGGGCGGCCCCGGTAACGCCACGACGACGCTCCCCGTGCTGGCCTACAAGACCGTCTACACCGATCAGGCCTACGGTCTCGCCAACGCTATCTCCGTCGTCATGTTCCTGTTCCTCCTCGCGTCAGCGATCGTCTACTTCAAACTCTTCAATCCCAGTGAGGAGGTGGAGACGACCACATGA
- a CDS encoding ABC transporter ATP-binding protein produces the protein MPDIKIQNLTKVYKESGNEIVAVDDVNLTIADGEFVTLVGPSGCGKTTTLRCVAGLNKPTSGTIHFGDRDVTTKPVQERNIALLFQDIALYPHMSVQENMAYGLKITGFSRSERLARVEEAAELLQITDQLEKMPADLSGGQQQRVALGRSLVRDPEVFLFDEPMSDLDAKLKAELRPVIEKVTDEIGCPTLYVTHDQEEAMTMSDRVAVINDGELAQVAPPKEVYDEPGSQFVSQFIGQPSTQFFDGTVRAVNGTAELVVGNYEYDLVRDGLEGWAGDDVRVGLRPQYIEVSDDPEAGIPATHLLDEPLGDATHSFFETEFGEIVVVTNPDFEGGGKQYGLVFQVDSIQLFDADSGVRIA, from the coding sequence ATGCCAGACATCAAGATTCAGAACCTGACGAAAGTGTACAAGGAATCGGGCAACGAAATCGTTGCAGTAGACGACGTAAACCTGACCATCGCCGACGGCGAGTTCGTGACGCTGGTGGGGCCCTCGGGCTGTGGCAAGACTACGACACTCCGGTGCGTTGCGGGGCTGAACAAGCCGACCAGCGGCACAATCCACTTCGGCGACCGCGACGTAACGACCAAACCGGTCCAGGAGCGCAACATCGCGTTGCTCTTCCAGGACATCGCGCTGTACCCCCACATGAGCGTCCAAGAGAACATGGCCTACGGACTCAAGATCACGGGGTTCTCGCGGTCGGAACGCCTCGCCCGCGTCGAGGAGGCCGCAGAGTTGCTCCAGATCACCGACCAACTCGAGAAGATGCCTGCCGACCTCTCCGGCGGGCAACAACAGCGCGTCGCGCTCGGCCGGTCGCTCGTGCGGGACCCGGAAGTCTTCCTGTTCGACGAACCCATGTCGGACTTAGACGCCAAGCTCAAAGCCGAACTGCGGCCGGTCATCGAGAAGGTGACCGACGAGATCGGCTGTCCGACGCTGTACGTGACCCACGACCAGGAGGAGGCGATGACGATGTCCGACCGCGTCGCGGTCATCAACGACGGCGAACTGGCGCAGGTCGCCCCGCCAAAGGAGGTGTACGACGAACCGGGTTCACAGTTCGTCAGCCAGTTCATCGGCCAGCCGTCGACCCAGTTCTTCGACGGGACCGTCAGGGCCGTCAACGGGACCGCAGAGCTAGTGGTCGGCAACTACGAATACGATCTCGTCCGCGACGGTCTCGAGGGGTGGGCCGGTGACGACGTTCGCGTTGGCCTCCGGCCGCAGTACATCGAGGTCAGCGACGATCCCGAAGCCGGCATCCCGGCGACACACCTGCTGGACGAGCCCCTGGGGGATGCGACGCACAGCTTCTTCGAGACCGAGTTCGGCGAAATCGTTGTCGTCACCAACCCGGACTTCGAGGGCGGCGGCAAGCAGTACGGCCTCGTCTTCCAGGTTGATTCTATCCAGCTGTTCGACGCCGACTCCGGTGTCCGAATCGCCTGA
- a CDS encoding RDD family protein, with product MIDWKLDGFLPTRRQPAPILETAGDRDVVLARGSAAAIDLFVCYVLIEFPAIYVLGTAFSDPYEALGGYVIILSLLVLLPLYATYSFVFEWRYGRTPGKVNRGLLVVMADGSPCTYRASAVRNLLLYIDLLGIPPLVLGFVSALMTGGRRLGDHAAGTIVVRSTAPTDRDTAVSADTDTSAAARADGSREN from the coding sequence GTGATCGACTGGAAGCTAGACGGGTTCCTGCCGACCCGACGGCAACCGGCACCGATACTGGAAACCGCGGGTGACCGCGACGTGGTGCTCGCCCGCGGAAGTGCGGCGGCGATCGACCTGTTCGTCTGCTACGTCCTGATCGAATTCCCCGCGATCTACGTGCTGGGAACGGCGTTCAGCGATCCCTACGAGGCACTCGGGGGGTACGTTATCATCCTGTCGCTGCTCGTCCTCCTCCCGCTCTACGCCACCTACTCGTTCGTCTTCGAGTGGCGATACGGCCGGACGCCAGGGAAGGTCAATCGTGGCCTGCTGGTCGTCATGGCGGACGGGAGCCCGTGTACCTACCGCGCCAGCGCCGTCCGGAACCTTCTGCTGTACATCGATCTGCTCGGCATCCCGCCGCTCGTACTCGGATTTGTGTCGGCGCTCATGACCGGCGGCCGTCGCCTCGGCGACCACGCTGCCGGGACGATCGTCGTCCGCTCGACGGCCCCGACCGATCGCGATACGGCAGTCTCGGCCGACACGGACACGAGTGCGGCCGCTCGAGCGGACGGCTCACGCGAGAACTGA